GAGAAAATGTGTAAAAGAAATAATGATGTAAACGTTAATAAACTTTAGCCGACTTAAAGTTAGTTGCGCAGAAAGAATGAACTCTACGGCTCGGCTGCTTCCGGAACCACCTGGACGATCACCTTCCGTTTGGCGTCGTAGGTGAACCCATTCTGTCGGAACAGTTCGCTTTCGAGGAATGGTTTCAGGTTAAAAATGTCGATCGCCTTCGCCCGCTCGGACAGATCCCGCTCCATCACCTCGACCACGGTGGTTCGGGGCCGCTCACCCTCCGCCTGCTTGCCCCGCCGTCCGGCCTCCTTGCAGCGCTGGTACGCCAGCTGGTCGAGCGTGAGCTGGCGAAGAATGAAGAACAGCAGCTCCGAATGGTCGCGCTGGAACGACAGGTACTTCTGGAAGGTGGCGCGCATCTTCTTCATTACGCTGAACTTTTGCGCCTCGATAAAGCTTTCCAGCATCATGCGGATGGCCATGTTCACGTCCACGTCCTGCACCGTGTCGCGCAGATGCATCCGGGCGTGGGCTTCCGACATACGAATGACGCTCTCGATGTGGCGCACCGTGATCGGCAGTGATCCGGTCGAGAGCGACTCCTGCCGCAGCTGCGAGTACATGTTAGCAATCTTGTCCTGGTCCATGTTCGACAGCTTCGGATGGACGTTCTCCTTCGCGTACACGATGTACTTCTTCAGCAGGTCCTGTGGGATCTGCATCGTGTCCTCCGGTTGTGTGTCGGGCTCATCAGCCTCCTTCGAGGGATGGTGCTTGATGTGCGAAGCAACCACGAACTCGGCCAAATGCTTATCCTGCATCGGATCGAACTCGTCCTTCACCACGCACAGGATGTCAAAACGCGACAAGATCGGTTCGGAAAGGTTCACGTTCTCCGAGAACGTCATACTCGGGTCGTACCGTCCGCCGATCGGGTTGGCCGCAGCAATCACCGCACAGCGGGCCTGCAGCGACGTAACAATGCCTGCCTTCGAAACCGAAATCGACTGCTGCTCCATCGCCTCGTGGATCGAGGTACGGTCCTGATCGTTCATCTTGTCAAACTCGTCGATCAGACAAACGCCCATATCCGCCAGCACCAGGGCGCCCGCCTCGAGGGTCCACTCGCGCGTCGTTGGGTTGCGCCGTACGTACGCCGTCAAACCGACCGCCGAAGCACCCTGGCCCGTGGTAAACACTGCCCGCGGTGCAATCTTTTCCGTGTACTTCAAGAACTGGGACTTGGCCGTTCCCGGATCGCCGCACAGCAGAATGTTGATATCGCCGCGGATTTTGTGCTTGTTGCCCGGGTTCTTCGATTCGCCCCCGAACAGACACAGCGCTAGCCCTCGCTTGATGTACTCGTGACCGTAGATCGACGGTGCCATGCTCTGCGTGATGCGATCGCTGATGCGCGGATCGCGGCTCAGACGCTGGATTGTCGAAATGTCCTCGTCAGTCAGTGAGGCCACCACCTGCTTACTGTCCTTCACCACCAGATGGTTCGCGATCAGCACCGTTGCAAACACCGGGAAGCCCTGCTCCGTGTTGAGCGATCCGTCGTAGTTGTTGGTGTAGATGCCCGTCACCTCAATTTCGTCACCCGGTTTGCACTGATCGCACAGATCGGCCAGCAGCACGCAATCCTTGCTGCGGGGTATGCGTCCGGCCGGAATTCTTCCCGGAGACTCCTGGAGCGTGATCTTCTGATAGTTCCGGTACAGCGTCTGCTCCATGTTGATCGAGAACGGACCAACACTTTGACACTCGGGACAGGAGCCGGGCTTTACTTCCGTGTTCTGGCTCTGCACGAACGGTCCCAGCACGTAGCCACACTTCACGCAGTCGTACTTGATGACGGAGAGCTGCGGCAGCACACCCGTCGTTGCCGTGACAACGCCCAGTGTGCGCACAAGCTGGTTCAGGTGAAGCTTACGGAAGGTGCGCAGCTCCTCCACTAGCGGAAGATCGGAAATGCGCACATGAATCTCGTTCGTCACACGCTCGTACGTCGGGTACAGGCTCAGCACCATCTCCTTGGCCACCTTGTCCAAAATGTCGAGCATTTGGAAGGGCGCTTCGGGCAGGAAGTACGCCAGCACATGCTGATTGTGCGCCAGGTCTGAAAACGACACTACAAAGCTCGAATTGTTCTGCTCGCACATGCGACGAATGCGCTCCCGGTACACATAATGGCCCTTATCATCGACGAAGGTGCGCAAGAAGCTGTTGAAGCGGTTCGAAATCTCTGTCCGTGGGCCCAACATTGACACCCACTCCTTGATGCTGTGGCCCTTTGTGTCTTCGAGGTTTTCAATCGATTCCACCATCTCGGCGTCGGTTTCCGTTTCGGCTCCGATTTCGGCAGCCTTTTCAGCGGCACGCCTTTTGGCCCGCGGGATATCGTCTTCGTCGTCGCTCTTGTCGTAGAACAGATCGCGATGATCACGGTGCACTCCGGCATCACGGTCTCGCTTGCGCATCTCTGCTTCGGCCGCAGCACGATCCGCCTGCGAGATGTCGCTGTACTCTTCCGTGTCCAGATCGTCCATATCGTACCGGTCGAGATGGGGCGCAGGGCGATAGTCTGCCTCCATATTATCTCCAAACAGCTCTTCCCCGTCCGCCTCTTCCTCATCGTAAATCTCGTCACGTACGGTAGTGTCGCCAAGAATTTCTGCCTCATCTTCAAACGGCTCGAAATCGCCGACCGGAGAAGTGGCCCCGGACCGGAAGTTTCGTCGATCCATATCCGACGGTACGTTTGGTGCTGGGGAGCTTGGTGTATCCTGAAAGTGTGTACAGGCGCTCATTAGAACCATCAGTATATTGACTTTAACCGTCTAAAATGGCTTACGATTTTGAAACAAAGCTACTTACCGACATCTTTAGAAGTGTTAACAAATCAATAAGCTGCtagaaatggtaaaaaataaCGCTATAACGTggaaaataacaaacagcacaaCAGAAACAGCTCTACACAATTTGTTAACGCCAAGCAACAAAACGAATGCGCGCGCAATTTTGACATGCGTCGTAGCGGCTGACATCTGGAATAAGACCTAACTGGCAAACGAGCACAAAATATCCCAACGGCTGACGATAAATACCGGAGAATATCCCACTATATACAGGTAATTTAAGGGTATATTACACGGAAGGAAAAATGTACATCTGCTACTAGAGTAGCGCGGTTATTGCGTTTTGAAGAATTACCTTAAATAAAAGAATTATTTGAAATTACATTTGCTTGCGCTATATTTGATAAACTGGCATTTTGGATTGAATTTGATGGAGATTTTTAATAATGTATTTTATAAATCTGGATGACATCGAAACAAATAGAATTCAGCGTTACTCGAATATCTATAGGAGCctgcccaaatagccagaattgcttaagcagctcattttggcacgctaaagatcgctgctctaattcgccttttgcagtagataaacagcatcaaagttctatgtgggtctttcaaacagcgcctaagcagcttccttatgccacgatgccagggattatttttctttttgttttattttcaagcaagcgtcatcgatgaaataaacaacaagatttgtttcgtttaaacacatatgtatatttttaaatcttttgtattgatgtattacacaaaattttacacaatttactgataattcacaatcacttcactcaatattcattcttcaattaacgaatctaacttgtgcagcagcaatgagattattgtcggcgtccgtctttgacactttgacaagagccatctcgtaccgatgtcatgcattaaaaagttatacagttccaccaagttcggtacgctttcttaacaagccttcaagttccaccatgaaccctacacatagtgctaatcagccgcaaagttccaaaaagtaccatgtgcctgttaaaaagctccatagttccgcaaagtaccgtctatctcttaatcatccacaaagtacgacatcggaacgatttttcgttaaacagccctaaatcagctataaagtacgagctggctatttgggtggGTGAATTATCACTTGTTATGATTTATTAGAAATTTTGTTAAATCAACTTAATCTTGGACGCTATCCAAATCCGACGAAACCCCCTTGGTCGTGTTCGAggaggacagaggaggcgtggtaggacCAAAtggaggtggcaagatggtgTTGAGGCGTCCGCTTTTAAAACCGGGATAACGGATTGGTAGACAAAGGTGCAAACTGTAAGTGGTTTGGGACACTCCTAAAGCAAATCAAGACCGCCAAGCCCTTGTGACGCTGaataaataagtaagtaagaacatcatattatttattatgtacaaGTCTTActaaaaaatgacaaatttgtgatatttttaaaggataatcagtttttgttgtttttgattaatttttttaaattgttaaaaTAAGCTTTATGAtataacagatttttttttgctaaaacgtaaccaaaaatacaaaatgcaTGAGAACAGGctgtaaaaaagaagaaaaaaacgcctAGAaccccaagcgaaatttttcggggataatgaacacaaacttcTGCCATgtctttctattcatcagccctactctctcacacgcatcgatgaacttttacacatctctttgttcattgtactatatttgaagggtttaaaagtgatagataacaatttatgttcatgaagtagttgtggtcaaatgttaatggtgtaatgtttgtaccatggtcgacctgaattcaattccatttttattgttttttttgatgatttaaagttttatttaattttttaaacatccAGCCTTAATAACATCACACCCctttactcattgttagaaatgcgtgtttaatagtcaatctgttatttttattgttttatttatttcttttaattcatttagtatcagtaccccttcatacaacaaaaccagtaaatagcacgataatgaataataatatggtggcgcaactggcaaagtgattcgaagtagaactagcgatgtggttggtagcatcaaggatgaagcatgagcatgaattggaacatgagtggagggagtgaatccgaatgttcatttctatttttagctcttttgcatgggttcatctttcacgtgtgttcactatccccgaaaatgatctgtatttcgttggtcttttcggggataattcgttaacgaattatccccgaaaagaccagcgaaaaccagcgtggtcgggagcttgggacGGTCACATAagattttgttgcttgggtgGATCATATTCGAAATTTGGTtcgaaaatgttaaaattgaCAAGGTACAGCAAAaaggtgtgtgttttaaatttCCTATATAAACCTTGTCAAGTGACATTTTGATTTATCAGtttctaaaattaattttgtagattaaaatatgtttagaTTTAACACTGTTGGAAAAACAAAGTAGACCATAGCATATACGACGGGTATAAAATAAGCAGCTAGCTTCAGTTATGTAGTAGTTTAGTATAATAAACTGTAGAGACACATTCTAAACTCATTAGGTTATGGGCAAATGGACTCAACAACAGTGAGGACCCTACTGGCAGTAGCAGTGCAGAAGAAGTTCTATCTTCATCAGATGGATGTGCGGACCGCCTTTCTGAACGGAAATCTTTCAGAAACAGTGTACATGCTACAACCACCAGGATTTGAGAGGGGGAAGAAGGTATGTAAACTGAACAAATCCTTGTATGGTTTAAAACAGGCGCCGCGGAGCTGGAATGAAATGTTCCACAATTATATGTTGACACTGGAATTTGTACGGTCAGCATATGACAGTTGTTTGTACACTCGGAAATCTGCGAAAGTTGAGATGTATCGTCGATGATACGTCGATGATATAGTTTTGGCATCAAACTCTTTGGAGGAAATTCAACTGGTAAAGGAACAATTAAAAAGGAAATTCGAAATGGACGATATGCAAGAAATAAGCAACTTCCTTGGAATGAAAATTGGTTACGACATGGCTCGAAGTacgttaaaaattaatcaatcaaAGTACGTGAAGGACTTGTTAAAAAGATTTGGTATGGAAGATTGCAAACCATCGTTAGTACCCCTAGAAACCAATTTGAAGTTAACACGCAACCATAACATGGAGGGAACAACACAGCATCCGTACCGTGAACTTGTAGGATGTTTAACCTATTTGATGATTACGTCTCGTCCAGACATTAGTATTGCAGTTAATTATCTTAGTCGCTTTCAGAGTGGTGCAACAGATGAACACTGGACACATCTAAAACGTGTACTAAGGTATTTACAAGGCACAAAGGATTATTTCCTAGAATATCGACATAATCAAGAGGAGCCAATTGTGGTATTGCTGATGCAGATTGGGGTAGCGACATGGAAAGTCGTCATTCCACAAGTGGCTACATATTTCAAATTTTTGGAAACACTGTTCTATGGATCACAAGAAAGCAAGGAACCATAGCATTGTCATCAACAGAAGCGGAATATGTTGCGTTAAGCCAATCATCCTGCGAAGCAATGTGGTTAGAAAATCTGCTTACCGAATTTGGCGTGCATTTGAATAGTCCGTTAATTATATACGAAGACAACCAGTCGTGTATGTATATTGCCGAAGAGCCTCGCGAACAAAAACGGATGAAACATTTAGACATCAGATACAACTTCATACGAGAATGTATCCAGAACGGAACAATCCAACTGAAGTATATTCCAAGCAAAAATCAACTTGCGGATATGTTTACGAAAGGGCTTTCTTCAGCAGTTTTTACGAAACATCGATTTGCGATAGGTCTAAGAGGGGGTGTTGGAAAAACAAAGTAGACCATAGCATATACGACGGGTATAAAAGAAGCAGCTAGCTTCAGTTATGTAGTAGTTTAGTATAATAAACTGTAGAGACACATTCTAAACTCATTAAACACATTACCGTTGATTAAAATCATCTGAAAtgagaaaatagaaattgttgtgtccgcacaaatgaaacatagtagacggtggtgtacggcacaaacagaatatgtgTTTTATTCCTATCTTTGGTAtagtaataaataaacacgTATATAAatagaaacgcacacacacacacacgcaatgcggggagaggacgactggtcctgctcgcgccgcgatcctcactgaggacgtcacaggatgacagccctgctgtcaacagtgagccctcaggatgaggcagcggtctgtccacaacatctccccgtTTTAATTAGGCCGGTATGGCTTAAGCCGACGCAGCGgttttaatataattaaaaccGGCGTGGCAAGCGTACGGCTCATGGGACGCTATGTAACGGGGGAGAGTGCAGACCGGCCCCCATGCCATACGCTCAAATGGGATGAGCGTTGCGGGCTGCAACAGGGGGCAGCCGATGTGCCGCGCTCGCTCGTTCCATTGCAGCCGCtggggtgttgttgttgttgttgttggtgttgttgcgttgttgctggtgttgttgttgatggtgcAACAGTAGCGGATAATCCTGCCGCTGTCGATGGCTGTTACACCTgacgccgatgatgatgaggcaGCTCTCCCGGATGCCGCGCACGCTTCGACCGCTCAGCCGGAACCGCTGCACAGGGGCGACCGTGATGTTGCTCCCGGTGAACTGCTGTGCAGGGCGcgcaggatgatgatgacgttgaCTATGATGATGAGGGTACACAGGGGGCGACCGTGATGCCGCGCACGACGACTGTGACCCGGGACACATACGATGTTGCTGCACAGGGGCGACAGGGGTGTCGCCGTCGAGATGCACCTGTGCAGTTAAAGCGCCGGTCATGAAGATACACAGGGGGCAGCTGATATGCCTCAGCACTGTGCCTGCTCACTGGGCTCGACGATGATGCTGGTGCAGCAAGGGCGGCCGTGATACCGCGCACGACAATACTGTACCAGTGTGTCCGATGACGCTGCAgcgggtggtggtgatgcCGTGTTTCGTCGGCCCAAGGCGGAATGTCCCCTCGCCTTAGCCGGAATACGCTGCAGCGGAGTGAGGATCCCTTCGAGGCTTCGCGCAAGCCCCGAGCGTGCTCATCCTGCGCGATGGCGGTTGCGCGATGGTAGAACCGCGATGGTGGTCTCCGTGTTGCGTCGGTTCGTTGTAGGATCCCCCCTACGCgaggaggatcccatcctcgtcgccaatgttgtgtccgcacaaatgaaacatagtagacggtggtgtacggcacaaacagaatatgtgTTTTATTCCTATCTTTGGTAtagtaataaataaacacgTATATAAatagaaacgcacacacacacgcaatgcggggagaggacgactggtcctgctcgcgccgcgatcctcactgaggacgtcacaggatgacagccctgctgtcaacagtgagccctcaggatgaggcagcggtctgtccacaacagAAATAGAAGACGAATCTAGTAAGACAGCACGGAAGCGAGATAAAGGAAGTTTAAAGTCAAAAAGATTGTAGTAATTGTTGAAGGACTCACACGCTCTAAGCCACGGGTAGTTATGTGCGAATGTATAACGCATTCGAGGGATTAAAATGGGG
This is a stretch of genomic DNA from Anopheles merus strain MAF chromosome 2R, AmerM5.1, whole genome shotgun sequence. It encodes these proteins:
- the LOC121589308 gene encoding DNA replication licensing factor Mcm2; translated protein: MSDTPSSPAPNVPSDMDRRNFRSGATSPVGDFEPFEDEAEILGDTTVRDEIYDEEEADGEELFGDNMEADYRPAPHLDRYDMDDLDTEEYSDISQADRAAAEAEMRKRDRDAGVHRDHRDLFYDKSDDEDDIPRAKRRAAEKAAEIGAETETDAEMVESIENLEDTKGHSIKEWVSMLGPRTEISNRFNSFLRTFVDDKGHYVYRERIRRMCEQNNSSFVVSFSDLAHNQHVLAYFLPEAPFQMLDILDKVAKEMVLSLYPTYERVTNEIHVRISDLPLVEELRTFRKLHLNQLVRTLGVVTATTGVLPQLSVIKYDCVKCGYVLGPFVQSQNTEVKPGSCPECQSVGPFSINMEQTLYRNYQKITLQESPGRIPAGRIPRSKDCVLLADLCDQCKPGDEIEVTGIYTNNYDGSLNTEQGFPVFATVLIANHLVVKDSKQVVASLTDEDISTIQRLSRDPRISDRITQSMAPSIYGHEYIKRGLALCLFGGESKNPGNKHKIRGDINILLCGDPGTAKSQFLKYTEKIAPRAVFTTGQGASAVGLTAYVRRNPTTREWTLEAGALVLADMGVCLIDEFDKMNDQDRTSIHEAMEQQSISVSKAGIVTSLQARCAVIAAANPIGGRYDPSMTFSENVNLSEPILSRFDILCVVKDEFDPMQDKHLAEFVVASHIKHHPSKEADEPDTQPEDTMQIPQDLLKKYIVYAKENVHPKLSNMDQDKIANMYSQLRQESLSTGSLPITVRHIESVIRMSEAHARMHLRDTVQDVDVNMAIRMMLESFIEAQKFSVMKKMRATFQKYLSFQRDHSELLFFILRQLTLDQLAYQRCKEAGRRGKQAEGERPRTTVVEVMERDLSERAKAIDIFNLKPFLESELFRQNGFTYDAKRKVIVQVVPEAAEP